A single region of the Vicia villosa cultivar HV-30 ecotype Madison, WI linkage group LG4, Vvil1.0, whole genome shotgun sequence genome encodes:
- the LOC131596831 gene encoding uncharacterized protein LOC131596831: protein MAQNHYQWGSERATMEKYHTKGAMVEVNSLDQVNAKVEALTQKLENLTTTPAATVAQVAQNCDLCGLQSHFAPECPLLTGVPAEQTNYVQGNPYSNTYNPGWKNHPNFSYKSNNALYAPGQAPSTPPDYSKTPNHPNNGPNTSNVPRKSNLEIMIESFIVSQSQINKGFENQNIHTNEQMKQTNDQLKHLSNKIDALATHNKTLETQITQVAQQQAAIAAPAGSFPGQPQPNPKGHVNAVILRSGTNYDGPADPRIDNSAMRQNPIKQTEKKDKPEEESKKDTDNEAVEKEEPYVPPPPYKPPIPYPQRLAKTKNVGQFKIFVELLKQLNVTIPFTEAITQMPSYAKNLKDILSNKKKLEDNENVTLTAECSAIIQDEMPPKLKDPGSFSVPCVIGKFVIDKALCDLGASISVMPLSICSKLDMGALTPTKMSVQLVDRSVKYPVGILENVPIRI from the coding sequence ATGGCACAAAATCACTACCAATGGGGAAGCGAAAGAGCTACTATGGAAAAATATCACACGAAGGGCGCAATGGTTGAAGTGAATAGTTTAGACCAAGTTAACGCAAAAGTGGAAGCCCTAACCCAGAAGTTAGAAAACCTAACCACAACTCCTGCAGCCACCGTGGCTCAAGTTGCTCAAAACTGCGATCTATGTGGACTTCAGTCGCACTTTGCTCCAGAATGTCCACTCTTAACAGGAGTTCCAGCTGAGCAAACGAATTACGTACAGGGAAATCCTTATAGCAATACCTATAACCCTggttggaagaatcatccaaactttTCTTATAAGAGTAACAACGCTTTATATGCTCCTGGGCAAGCTCCCTCTACTCCACCCGATTATTCAAAAACTCCTAATCATCCTAATAATGGTCCTAATACTTCCAACGTTCCTAGGAAATCAAATCTCGAGATTATGATAGAAAGTTTCATTGTGTCTCAATCTCAAATTaataagggttttgaaaatcaaaacatACACACTAATGAACAGATGAAACAAACCAATGATCAGCTAAAACATTTATCCAACAAAATTGATGCATTAGCAACTCATAATAAGACGTTAGAAACTCAAATCACTCAAGTAGCACAACAGCAGGCGGCTATAGCTGCCCCAGCTGGCTCATTTCCTGGACAACCTCAACCAAATCCTAAAGGACACGTAAATGCTGTAATCCTAAGAAGTGGAACCAACTATGATGGACCTGCAGATCCTAGGATTGATAATTCGGCCATGAGACAAAACCCTatcaaacaaacagaaaagaaagatAAACCTGAGGAAGAAAGTAAGAAAGATACTGATAATGAGGCCGTTGAAAAAGAAGAACCTTATGTGCCTCCACCTCCTTATAAACCACCCATTCCTTATCCTCAAAGACTAGCTAAGACTAAAAACGTAGGACAATTCAAAatatttgtagaacttctgaaacaattaaatgTTACAATTCCTTTCACAGAAGCAATAACTCAAATGCCATCCTACgcaaaaaatttaaaagatataCTATCTAACAAGAAAAAGTTGGAGGATAACGAAAATGTTACACTTACTGCTGAGTGTAGCGCGATAATTCAAGATGAGATGCCTCCTAAACTCaaagatcctggtagtttctctGTACCTTGCGTAATTGGAAAATTTGTCATCGAtaaagccttgtgcgatttaggagctagcaTCAGTGTAATGCCTCTATCCATATGCTCAAAACTCGATATGGGAGCATTAACACCAACTAAAATGTCTGTTCAACTAGTTGACCGTTCTGTCAAATATCCTGTAGGAATTTTAGAGAACGTCCCTATTCGAATATGA